ACGAATACCTTCCGCAGAGCAACGAGATAAAAACAGCATTAAGCGTGCAATTTTAAGAAAGACCTATGTACCAGGACGTACCCCAAAATCTTGATTTCCCCGAACTGGAAAAAAGAATACTGAAATTCTGGGAAGACAACAAGACCTTCGAAAAGCTGGCGGCCAGGAACCGCGGTTCGGCTCAGAAATTCCGTTTCATTGACGGGCCGATCACCGCCAACAACCCCATGGGGGTGCACCATGCCTGGGGCCGCACCTACAAGGACCTCTATCACCGCTACAAGGCCATGCAGGGCTATGATGCCCGCTACCAGAACGGCTTTGACTGCCAAGGCCTGTGGGTGGAGGTGGAGGTGGAAAAAGAGCTGGGCTTCAAGTCCAAGAAGGACATCGAGGCCTACGGCATCGATAACTTCGTCAACAAGTGCAAGGAGCGGGTGGACAAGTTCTCCCGGATCCAGACCGAGCAGTCCATCCGGCTGGGCCACTGGATGGACTGGGACAATTCCTATTTCACCATGGCCCCGGACAATAATTATGCCATCTGGCATTTCCTTAAAAAATGCCACGATCAGGGCTGGATCTACAAGGGCCGCGACGTGATGCCCTGGTGCACCCGCTGCGGCATAGCCCTCTCGGACATGGAGATCGCCACCGAGGGCTACAAGGAGATGACCCACAAGAGCGTCTACATCCAGCTGCCCATCCTGGGCCGGGACAAGGAATATCTGCTGGTCTGGACCACCACCCCCTGGACCCTGACCTCCAACACCGCGGTGGCGGTGCATCCGGATTTCACCTATCTAAAGGTCAAACAGGCCGGGCAGATATTTTACCTGGCCAAGGGCCGCAAGGAGATCCTGAAAAAGGATTATGAGATCATCTCGGAACTTCCCGGCCGGGAACTGGTGGGCCTTAAGTATGAAGGGCCTTTCGACCACCTGCCGGCCCAGCAGGGCATAGAGCACCGCACCGTGGCCTGGAAGGAAGTGACCGAGGAGGACGGCACCGGTATGGTGCACATCGCCCCGGGCTGCGGCAAGGAGGATTTTGCCCTTTCCAAAGTTGAAAGCCTGAAAGTAGTGGCCCCGCTGGACGAGGCCGGAGTATATCTGGACGGGTTCGACTGGCTGACCGGCCAGAACGTCAGCGGGGTGGCCGAGGCCATCGGCGAGGACCTGAAGAAACGGGGGGTGCTGTACTACGCCCAAAAGATCACCCACCGCTATCCCGAATGCTGGCGCTGCCACTCAGAACTGGTGTTCCGGCTGGTGGATGAGTGGTTCATCAGCATGGGGCCGGTCTACGACAAGCCCTACGGCCAGGTCACCGCCGAAGAGAAAGAACACAGCCTGCGCTACCGGATCATGGACTCAGTCAAACAGGCCCGCTGGATCCCGGACTACGGCCTGGACCGGGAGCTGGACTGGCTGAAGAACATGGGCGACTGGTGCATCTCCAAGAAGCGCTACTGGGGCCTGGCGTTGCCCATCTACGAGTGCAAGGAGTGCGGCAACTTCGAGGTGATCGGCTCGGAGACGGAGCTGAAGGAGCGCGCCCTGGAGGGGTGGGACGCTTTCGC
The window above is part of the bacterium genome. Proteins encoded here:
- a CDS encoding class I tRNA ligase family protein, producing MYQDVPQNLDFPELEKRILKFWEDNKTFEKLAARNRGSAQKFRFIDGPITANNPMGVHHAWGRTYKDLYHRYKAMQGYDARYQNGFDCQGLWVEVEVEKELGFKSKKDIEAYGIDNFVNKCKERVDKFSRIQTEQSIRLGHWMDWDNSYFTMAPDNNYAIWHFLKKCHDQGWIYKGRDVMPWCTRCGIALSDMEIATEGYKEMTHKSVYIQLPILGRDKEYLLVWTTTPWTLTSNTAVAVHPDFTYLKVKQAGQIFYLAKGRKEILKKDYEIISELPGRELVGLKYEGPFDHLPAQQGIEHRTVAWKEVTEEDGTGMVHIAPGCGKEDFALSKVESLKVVAPLDEAGVYLDGFDWLTGQNVSGVAEAIGEDLKKRGVLYYAQKITHRYPECWRCHSELVFRLVDEWFISMGPVYDKPYGQVTAEEKEHSLRYRIMDSVKQARWIPDYGLDRELDWLKNMGDWCISKKRYWGLALPIYECKECGNFEVIGSETELKERALEGWDAFAGHSPHRPWVDAVKIQCPRCGARVSRIPDVGNPWLD